In Chlorobiota bacterium, the sequence GCTCTGTCTTCTTCACGCATTCCCGCTGAACTCCGGTATGTGGCGGGCGCAGCAGCAGGAGCTGGCTTCGCGCTGCAGCGTTATCACCCCCGATTTCCCGGGGTTTGGTGCCGAGCCATTGGTGGAAGGGATGGAATGGACCATCCCCGCAATGGCTCAATGGGTGAAACGGGAGTTGGACCGAAAGGGGGTGAAGCGTGCGGTGATCGGTGGGCTTTCCATGGGGGGATATGTGGCGTTCGAGTGCTGGCGGCTGTTCCCCGAACGGATTGCTGGGCTGATTCTTGCCGACACCATGGCCCCTTCCGACACCCCTGTAACCCGCCGCGGACGCTTTGTGGCAATCGGGCAGCTGCGCAACGGAGGCTACCAAAAATTTGCCGCCGGAATGATCCCCAAAATGATCAGCGAAACCACGAAGGAGCAGCGGCCAGAGGTTGTGAAAGCGGTGGTGAGGATGTACGAAGAAGCCGCGCCGCAATCGGTGATTGCCGCGCTTGGGGGGCTGGCCCACCGCAACGATTCCCGCCCGTTGCTTCCAACCATCACCGTCCCAACGGCAGTGATTGTTGGCGAACACGACACCATCACCACCGTTGACGATGCCCGGCTGATGGCCGCCATGATCCCCAACGCCCAGCTGACGATCATCCCCACCGCAGGGCATCTTGCCAACCTTGAAATGCGAATCGAATTCAACGCCGCGCTTCTCCATTTTCTTGAACGGGTGGGGGAGTAGGGCAGGGTAGCCGCCCCGACCTTCGTCGGGATTGATAAAAGGTAGCCGAAGGTCTTTAGCCTTCGGCGTCATCTGACTGGGCAGGCTAAAGACCTGCCGCTACCGCGACTTCGTCGGGGCAGCCGCAGCAAGGGTAGCCGCCCCGACCTCTGTCGGGATTGATAAAAGGTCTTTAGCCTTCGGCGCCATCTTCGGCCTTCAGCTGGGCAGGCTAAAGACCTGCCGCTACCGCGACTTCGTCGGGACAACCGCAGCAAGGGTAGCCGTCCCGACCTTCGTTGGGGCAGCCGCAGCAAGGGTAGCCGAAGGTCTTTAGCCTTCGGCGTCATCTTCGGCCTTCAGCAGGGCAGGCTAAAGACCTGCCACTACCCCGACTTCGTCGGGATGGCCGCTACTTTGCATCAAACGTACCGCCTCCCTTTCCAGGAAGCTCCCCGCTTCCCAAAATGCCAGCGGATGGAGTTGGCGGCAACCACTGCTGCCATTGCTGCGGAAAGGGGATGGAGCAGCAACTGCTCCCATCCCATGCCGAACCGAATCGCCATGATCCCCCGCATCGTGGCCGCAATGGCAAGCTGAAGTGCTGGCAACGTCACCATCGCAACCGAGCAATCCCCAACGGCCAACCCAACCACCACCATCACCGCCGGAACAACGTACAACAGAAGCGTGGCGGCCATGAACCCAACCACTGCCGGAAGGCTGTATCCAAAACCGGGGACAAGATTCTTGGCAAATCCTTCAAGGATTTCCGGGAGCGAGGTGTACATCCGGCAGCGGACGGTTTCCACGGCGGTGGCCAGCGCGGTTCGCAGGCCGTGGGCCTTTGCGCGGCGGCCAATCACCAAATCCTCGATCAACGCCCCCCGCACCGATTCATGCCCCCCAATCTTCCAATATGCCTCGCGGCGGAACAGCATGAACTGGCCGTTGAACGCCGCAAACTGTGGATTGCGCAGGCGGGTGATAAACACGTTCGGCAAGTAAACGAAGTAAAGAAACTGGGTCATCGGAACAATCACTTTCTCCCAAAACGTCAGCATGGTTTGCCGGGGAACGCCGGAAAGAAGGTCCAGCCGTTGCTGCTGCATCAATGCCACGGCGGCGCGCAGGCTTTCGGGGGAGTGGTCGGTGTCGGCATCGGTGAAAAGAAGGAGCGTTCCGGTGGCGGCGCGGGCAAGCTGGTGGCAGGCCCAGTTTTTCCCAACCCAACCGCTGGGCAGCGGCCCCCCTTCAAGGATCGTAAGGCGCGGGTTGGCTGCGGCAAGGCGTTGCAGGATTTCCCCTGTGGCATCGGTGGAGTTGTCGTTCAGCACCACCACTTCGAACTCTGGATACTCCTGCTTCAGCAACGAACCAACGCACCGCTCGATGTTCCGTTCCTCGTTCCGCGCCGGCACCAAGATGCTTGCTGGCAAAGGGTGCAGCGGGATTGAGTTGCGGCGTATCCGCGCAAACGTGGCGTAGTTGGCCAGCGCAATCGCCAGCAGCAGAACAAGCAGAGCGGTAAGGGCCAGTTGATACCAGATCATGCGGGGAATTTCGTAGCGAACGTTTGCAGCCGCCGAAAAGCTACAACGAATTAAATACTTTGCGCCCGCCAGGAACAAGACGAAACGATCGCCAACAACCATGACCATTCTCCCCGAATCCGAGGACCATTTCCATCAGCTTTCCCAAACCGGAGCCTACGAATGGAGTTATTTCGATGGCCTTAGCGATGATGGCGAATGGGGCTTTGTGGCGATCTGGTTCCGTGGCGTGCCGATGTCCCCGTGGTACTCCGCCGCTGCCGACCGTGCATTGCGCCGGGGGGAAGCGTTGGACCCGCTGCGGCACTGCGCCTTCAACTTCAGCTTGTACCACCGGGGCCGGCGAATCTACTTCGCGCTTCATGAACGGGGCGGCGAAACGTTCCGGACCGATTACCGCACCGCCGATGTGAGTTTCGGCGGGAACACACTCTACGCCAATGCGATTCCGGCAGGGGGGACCTTCTACGCGCTGTCGGTTGACACCGAGTTCCCGCGCCAAGCCAGCCGGGTTGTTGGCGAGATTGCCATTCGCTCGGAACGCCAGGACCTATCGCCACTGCTCCAACATCAGCCGGCTCCGCCCCCCGATGGCGAGGAGCATTTCTGGATACCGGCTGCGTTGGCCGGCAGCTTCACGGCCAACCTTGGTTTTTGGCGGATTGCCCGTGGGACGCGGCGAATCTCCTTTAGTGGGCGGGCTTACCACGATCGCAATTTCGGCACCGCGCCGCTCCATCACCTTCCTGGAAATTGGTTGTGGGGGCGTGTGCATTCTGGGAACCGGACGTTCGTGTATTTCGACGTTGCGCGGGGCTTCCCGAAGCATCGGTTCCAGCGTGCGCTGATGTTGGAGCAAGGGAAGATTACGGCAGCAAGCAGCAATGTGGAGACGGCCCAAATCGCCCCCACAAAAAAGGCGTGGGGGATTGATCACGCAGGTGTTCTGGAAGGGGGAGGTGATGGATTGGAGTTTGCGATTGCCCCCCGCTGGCGGGTGGATGCCGGGCCGTTTTATCACCGCTCAATCCAATCAATTTCCGTTCGTCAACTGGGGGCGCAATCGCTGCAGGGGCTTGGAATCGGCGAAGTTCTGCGCCCCAGCAGATTAGGCGTTGGCTGGATTCGCCCATTCATTAAGTTTAGAGCCAAGAAAAGCCAGTAGCCGCCCCGACCGAGTCGGGGTAGCCGAAGGTCTTTAGCCTTCGGTGCCTCAAGTTTTCGGCACTGGGCAGGCTAAAGACCTGCCGCTACCTTGCGTCGTTCCGACGCATTGGGGAGGGTAGCCGCCCCGACCTCCGT encodes:
- a CDS encoding alpha/beta fold hydrolase, which gives rise to MTLCLLHAFPLNSGMWRAQQQELASRCSVITPDFPGFGAEPLVEGMEWTIPAMAQWVKRELDRKGVKRAVIGGLSMGGYVAFECWRLFPERIAGLILADTMAPSDTPVTRRGRFVAIGQLRNGGYQKFAAGMIPKMISETTKEQRPEVVKAVVRMYEEAAPQSVIAALGGLAHRNDSRPLLPTITVPTAVIVGEHDTITTVDDARLMAAMIPNAQLTIIPTAGHLANLEMRIEFNAALLHFLERVGE
- a CDS encoding glycosyltransferase; protein product: MIWYQLALTALLVLLLAIALANYATFARIRRNSIPLHPLPASILVPARNEERNIERCVGSLLKQEYPEFEVVVLNDNSTDATGEILQRLAAANPRLTILEGGPLPSGWVGKNWACHQLARAATGTLLLFTDADTDHSPESLRAAVALMQQQRLDLLSGVPRQTMLTFWEKVIVPMTQFLYFVYLPNVFITRLRNPQFAAFNGQFMLFRREAYWKIGGHESVRGALIEDLVIGRRAKAHGLRTALATAVETVRCRMYTSLPEILEGFAKNLVPGFGYSLPAVVGFMAATLLLYVVPAVMVVVGLAVGDCSVAMVTLPALQLAIAATMRGIMAIRFGMGWEQLLLHPLSAAMAAVVAANSIRWHFGKRGASWKGRRYV